The DNA segment TTTATCCCACCATTTTAATGCTTCTTGTAAAAAACCCATAGCAGGTAAAGGCGCTCCATCGTGAGGATATACATGAGCCCAAGGTCCTATGATAGCTTTTCTTGGAACTTTTAAGCCTTGCATGAGAGTAAAAACTGGATTTGTATAAGAATCAGCCCAACCATCTAAAGCAAAAACAGGAACTTGTATATCATCATAATTTTCCCCAACAGATCCATGCTTCCAATAAGCATCTTTTAAAGTATGTTCAAGCCACAAAGCTGGCCACAATGGCATATTTTCAAGTCTATTTAGCCATTTATCTCTACCATTAGGATCAATTTTTGGATCAACAAAACGAGATTGATATGCAAGCATGATATTTCCCCACCAAAAATTATCATTAAGCAAACATCCACCTTTATAGTGAATATCTTCATTATATCTATCATCTGTAAAACCAACAACAATAATGGCTTTTAAATTTTTTGGTCTTCTTGCAGCCACTTGCAAAGAATTAAATCCTCCCCAAGATTTTCCCATCATACCTACATTGCCATCGCACCAATCTTGATTAGCAATCCATTCTATAACTTCCAATGCATCATCTTGCTCTTGTTTTAAATACTCATCTTTTAAAAGACCATCTGATTCTCCACTTCCTCTAATATCCACCCTAACAACAGCATAACCATTACCAGCAAAATATCCATGCATAGGCTCATCTCTAGTTCTTGTTCCATCGTTTTTTCTATAAGGAATGTATTCTAAAATTGCAGGAATTTTTTCCTTAGTTTGTGGTAACCATATTCTAGATGAAAGCATGGTGCCATCTTTTAATTTAATCCATGTATTTTCAATAACTTTTACTTCATATTCAAATTCTTTAATAATTTCTTTCATTTTGCTTCCTTTTGATTGTACTTTTTCATCCATATCATACAAAATATCACACCTAAAATAGCCATTGCTATCATAATGCTAAAATAAATATAATACCCCTTTACGCCTGGAAATCTATCAAGTAAATCTCCTGCTAACAAAGGGGAAAATATTTCTGGTAAATATCCAAAAGTAGATACTATACCAATCGCCATACCAGTTAAATGCATAGGAATTTTTCCTTCACTTAATAAAGAATAATAAATTCCAAAATTAGAATACATAGCAACATAAATTACCACACAGGCTGAAGTTAGAACACTCATTTGTAAAAAACCACTCAATTGTGAGCTCAACATCAAAAATACAACTCCAAATCCCATTAAAATAAATCCTATCATCATAATTTTAGCTTTTCCATATCCATCAGCTACAAAACCACCTATGGTAGATGAAATTGGACGAATATATTGTGCTAAAACTGTTAATATAGCAGCAAATACAGCAGAAGTACCTATAACATTACTAGCATATGGTGTAAAATAATAAAAACTCATATTAAAAAAATAAGTACAAAATGTAATTGCTACAACAAGCCAAAGAGCGGAATTTTTTATAAGTGTAATTAAATCTGCTAATTTCATTTTTTCACTTTTTTCTTCTATATTATCTTTTAAAAGGAAAAATAATAAAAATGCACTAGCAATGGGTGCTATAGAATAAAAAACAATTACCATCTGTATGCCTTGACCTGCAAGTGCTTTTGTTTGAAAATAACCAAAAATACTAGTAGCTATAGCTAAATGTATAGCTCCAACAACACCTCTACCACCTTCAAAAATTCCATAAGCTCTTGCTTGTTCTTTAGAATTAGCTAAACTTCTGACAACTTTCATCAACGAAGGCCAAAAAGTCAATAAAGAAGTAATACCCCATACGCCATAAATAATTAATAAAGCATTTAAGGAAGTAAAATATAAATGCAACAAACCCCCAAGCCCTGTAGCAACCAAAGAAAATAATAATAATTTTTTAGGAGCAAAACGATCGGCAAGATACCCACCTAGAGCATAAGAAAACAAACCAAGCAAACCATAAGCACTACCCAATAAACCCATTTCAAAATTATTTAAATGATAAAGTGACATATAATCATCATAATAATATTTTCTAAAATAAGGCAAGCCATAAATTATAGACCCACAAAAAGATAGCAATAACAAAGTAAAAAAATTGCTTCTTAAACTACGTTCTTCTTTTATCATATAAAATACCTCCTTTTTTATAATATATACAATTTTTTTTAATTTTTTATATATAAATAAATAAATTTTATGCAAAAAATATATTATTAGTATATTTTTTTCACATTTAATAAAATTTTTATATAAAAATTTAATCCAAAGTTAAAATACAATATAAAATTAAAATTTGTAATTTTTATCATTTATTATAAATTATTTGTTACATTTATGTTTTAATAAATTTTTTGAAGGAAAAACATGAAAATTTTTGATATGGTAGTTATCGGAGCTGGACCCGCTGGTATAGCAGCAGGTATTGAAGCAAAGATTAAAAATAAAGAAGTAATAGTTTTAGAAAAAACAGATGCAATTTGCCAGACTTTAGTTAAATTTTACAAAGAAGGTAAAAGAGTTGATAAAGCCTATAAAGGGTGTGATGGTACTAATTATGGACATATTAATTTTGAAGATGGAACAAGAGAAAGTACAATAAAAACTTTTGAAGATGCTATCAAAAAACACAATCTTGAAATTAAACTTTCAAGTGAAGTTGAAAGTATTAAACAAGATGGAGATAATTTTATAGTAAGCACTGCAAATGAAAATTATCTTTGTAAAAATGCTATCGTAGCCATAGGAAGGATGGGCAAACCAAATAAACCAAGCTATAGCTTGCCTATAACCCTAACTAAAATCATTAATTTTAATGCAAATTCTGCAAGCAAAGATGAAAAAATATTAGTTGTAGGTGGCGGAAATTCTGCTATAGAATATGCAATAGATTTAGCTAAAAATAACGATGTAACATTATGTTACAGAAGGGAAACTTTTTCAAGATTAAACGATATTAACCTTGAAGATATACAAAATGCTTTTCAAAATGGAAGTATAAAAGCAAAACTTGGCATTGATATCACCAGTGTAGAAGATGAAAATGCTAAAGCTAAAATCAATTTTACTAATGGAAGCGTAGAAATTTATGATCGCGTTATTTATGCTATAGGTGGCTCAACTCCTATTGATTTTTTACAAAAATGTCTTATTGAAGTAGATGAAAAAGGTGTGCCAAATTTCAATGAAAATAAAGAAAGTAACATTAAAGGATTATTTGTAGCTGGTGATATAGCTAGCAAAAATGGAGCTTCCATAGTTATAGGTTTAAATGACGCTTTCAAAATTTGTGATTACCTCTACAAATAAATGCTAAGACTTTTTCAATACAAAAAAGGCTATAGATACAACAATGATAGCCTTTTACTTTTTAATTTTTTTTCTCAACAAAATTTGCAAGGAAATATTTTGGATATAGGGTGTGGATGCGGAATTTTAGGTTTACTTACCAAACAGTACTTTCCAAAAACTCAAGTCTATATGCTAGATGTACAAGAAAAAAATATTCAACTTACCTATAGAAATTCTAAAGAAAACCAACTC comes from the Campylobacter insulaenigrae NCTC 12927 genome and includes:
- a CDS encoding NAD(P)-binding domain-containing protein, whose translation is MKIFDMVVIGAGPAGIAAGIEAKIKNKEVIVLEKTDAICQTLVKFYKEGKRVDKAYKGCDGTNYGHINFEDGTRESTIKTFEDAIKKHNLEIKLSSEVESIKQDGDNFIVSTANENYLCKNAIVAIGRMGKPNKPSYSLPITLTKIINFNANSASKDEKILVVGGGNSAIEYAIDLAKNNDVTLCYRRETFSRLNDINLEDIQNAFQNGSIKAKLGIDITSVEDENAKAKINFTNGSVEIYDRVIYAIGGSTPIDFLQKCLIEVDEKGVPNFNENKESNIKGLFVAGDIASKNGASIVIGLNDAFKICDYLYK
- a CDS encoding MFS transporter, which encodes MIKEERSLRSNFFTLLLLSFCGSIIYGLPYFRKYYYDDYMSLYHLNNFEMGLLGSAYGLLGLFSYALGGYLADRFAPKKLLLFSLVATGLGGLLHLYFTSLNALLIIYGVWGITSLLTFWPSLMKVVRSLANSKEQARAYGIFEGGRGVVGAIHLAIATSIFGYFQTKALAGQGIQMVIVFYSIAPIASAFLLFFLLKDNIEEKSEKMKLADLITLIKNSALWLVVAITFCTYFFNMSFYYFTPYASNVIGTSAVFAAILTVLAQYIRPISSTIGGFVADGYGKAKIMMIGFILMGFGVVFLMLSSQLSGFLQMSVLTSACVVIYVAMYSNFGIYYSLLSEGKIPMHLTGMAIGIVSTFGYLPEIFSPLLAGDLLDRFPGVKGYYIYFSIMIAMAILGVIFCMIWMKKYNQKEAK